The DNA segment CTAACATACCTAACATACACATGTTATCTCCGCGCGGCTTGTGTTGATAGGGTTCAACACCCTAAGTCCTCAGAACATTGAACCCCACGCTACATGTGTCGCGCAGGGGTTGGCCTTCCCTTCTTGGCGCTTTCGCTTCCTTGAGAGGACAAGACTCTTATGACAAGACTTTTATCCTGACTTTGACCACTGGATACTATTCAGTATGGGTTACgtgtcattttttttatggCTTGATTCGTTCGTTTCGAATTCTGCCAAGGGGATTCTTTAACATTCCACATTTCCACTGCTAACTTACTTCACATTTTCCTCCATTCGCTCCAAACCATAGTTTTCGTTCACTCTCTGTTCCAACGTGGTTTCCCTTGTGATTGCCATTTTAGGTACGTCTCCGTAACTAGTGATACTTACTTTAGCTTTATGTGGTGGTGGCTTTAGTGTTTAGTTGTCTTTTTCGTTGCCCTACACCCTCTGGTTTTGCTAGTGTTCATACCATTTGTATCGCCTGTTTCTGGCTTTTCCTAGTTTGTTCTTTTGCTCTTTTAGACTATGGATTACTCAGCTCTTTATTGGGAAAAAAAGGATTTGCTTAGGGAGACTTCTATTTACACTTCTCGCGAGATGATTAGGAACCTTCGTGAGTCGCATAGCTTGAGTAGAGTTCACAAAAGATTCGTCAAGGTCGTTGCTTTCGAGCCCGACGAACAAGTTTGTAGGGACGACTATTGTGACTCCTCAAGgtcattttgttttttctatgGCATCGTTTTCATTAAATTATACCTGCATTTGCCCCTAACCATCTTCGAAAAAGAAATCCTCATTGAGCTAAACGTTTGCCCGACCCACCTCTTCTCGAAATTCTTGTGTCTATCTCTTGACTTCTTCATAGTCATGTTGTAATGCCAACATTGTTTCTATGATTTGTTGGAGGGTGGGCGTTTCGCCTTCGCCCCTGGCATGCTGGTGGATGTTCTCCATCTTTTGTTACCGTATCACTTTGCAGTCAGTACCTCATAGCTGGCAGGATCGGTTTTACCAAACCATGGTGGGTGCCAAAATGTTCTGACCAAGTTCGGAATTTCAAACTCGCCAAACACCTACTTACTTGTCTCCTTTTTCTGTCCTCTTTTTCACTCTCTTCTCTCCAGAAAGCCCTCCCTTTCTCCTTCTCTTCCCCTTCCTTTTATCCTTTCTTTCTACGCCACTTCGTTTACCCCACGTTCTCCACCCAAGCTCCACGTCCTTAAATGTTTTCCTCGAATCTCTTCGTGTCTCCTCTAGTCTTAATCGTGCTTTGTCTTTGACTAGTCAAGCCAACGTGGCCTGCCTAGTCAGCAAAAAAAATCCTTATTTCTCACTTAATTCATAGTCGGTATTTtgactgatttaactggaatgctTGGATGAACCAATATCattttaactaataataaaGATAAGGCTAATAACATTTAAAATTCAAACTCCACTGATTAATTGGAATAGTTTGACTGTAATTTATGTATTCACTTCATATATACTTGTGTCTCATATTTTGTAGTAAAAAGAGactaaaaatgtaatttatctTAGAATAAAAAGTGAGGGAGATGAGGAGCAGAGTTATATGTATTAATGAGAGGGATATGATGGATGATAGCAGAGAAAGTGATGAAGAAGTTGATGTCTCCAACCAGACAACGTGACTCATATGAACACCTTCGTAGACACGGAAACAACTTCTTTAGTTCTaaccaaaatatatataagaacAAACACCTTCATTATGCTTCAATCATCAATCATGGACTTATACCTAACTCGGTATATATAACAAGCTAACTCAACAACAAGTCTCATCTGCACTTCCTTCTTTATGTCataatacttttattattattattatctaataTCATATCTTATAAGATAAACACTGTGATTTAGATACAcacatttataaataatttggtATATCAAACAGAAAGTGAACCCTAAAACGGTATAGGTTGAGAtcacaattaaaaataagaatattttattttagttaaatttaaagtcaACTTCTTAAACGACTAtcgtaaaaaaaataacaattaattatttaagaatAATTACTTTCTTTTTCATTGCTGCGGCTTATGCACATTGAACGAAAATATTTGAATGGAAACCATTTTTATAGTGACAGAAGAAGTAGCTTTTCAGATTTCTCTAGATTGATTATATATGCCTTGCTGCCTAACCCATCACACCCTTCTAAATCAAAAACTTAGTTACAATTTCATTAAGTAATCAAGTgctataattattataaatatagacTTATCTGTGAGAGGTAAAGGAAAATTTAATTAGCAAGCATCAGTTAAGATTTCAACTTTACAATAATCATTGAtttgatataattaaatttaattaaccTAATTGCACTTGGCAAGAATTAAACTTCTCGCATTAATACTatttattacattattttaatattaattttgataatgtTGATATGAAATACTAGCATGCTATTAATTTTGAAATCTATGGACTGGGGTGGCGGGATAAAAAAACATGTGACATTATCGGTTTTtcatgtttaatttttaaattaattttatatgtatGTTTTACAAGAACATATAAACcaatataatatatatcaataaaaataattaaatgtttaaaTACAAAAGTTACCATTTAATAATAGCTAATTCGCGTATTGCAAAGAATTTTAAAAGAGACATTATATTTAAACCATATAGGTTTCGGTTTATACTAGAAAATGAATAATTTGAATTAGTATATGTccgaaaaatagaaaaaaaaacatataaaaaccgTAAAAAAAATAGAGACAATTTaaccaatttataaaatagtgtaATGGCTTTGAATTGTGTTACCATTTATAGAGGTCCCATATTGGTTTCACTCTTGATTATTTGTGGCCAAAATATTGATGAATTTAGATAGAGCTATTTTTATAATAGCTCAAAATGAgtttaattttacattaattaaaaataaaaaaaagttgaataatatataagaaaaaataaccacatgttattattttatacttttttttagaGTTTTAGAGTTAAAGATGATGTGATACTCTTTTATATATAGTATGTTTATAGTTAATTGACGTCAAATCTTTCTAAAGAGAGTAAatggagataaaaaaaatttggagaAATTTTTTATGGAAAAAATGCAAGCGAATCACATagtcacgaatcaactgcaaaaggtaaacaacacaagatttaaaGTGGTTTGATCGTCAATGGGCAActaattaggttttcattctatttgttacaattttattacaaacacaaatatctcttaaatagagattatagaGGGAACACAATAATTAAACTCACTCACTAAATCATGGTATCTAATCAGTTCAAGACATCTGGTTTCACATACAACACTATCCTAAATACTAATATATGTGTTATTGAACTCTAGTTTTGATGCTAAACATAAGATGAAAAGAAAGGAAATAAATGTGTAGTGGTATTTTGTCTTGAATGCGTTAaagattaatatatattatgttgGTGAATAATGGACTAGTAGGTTAGTCGCAGTTCAACGTCTAACGGTCTTACTTTGTTAAAAGTAGATTCAGATTAGATATCAAAATCGCTTTTCTGCTTTGTGGTGAAGAGTCATTCAATTTTGAGAGCCTCATTTCTACCACCAAATTTCCAACTTATTAATTATTAGTTGGATCAAGCATTCACTTCTAACACGCCAAAAATTAAGAACAACAAAATTCTCACAATTGTGTTACATAACATTTtctgtaaatatttttaataaaataaaacagttttcagtcagtttatataattattctatgttaaatttctttttaagtaatttaaacttacatataaactatttttaagtTATGAATCTATAGTTTCCATTTAACATAGTGAAAATTATGATAGCATTGTTAAAACTATggaacttttatttttttagccaaattttataattattataaataagagTGTTTTTGATTTATCTGTTCTTGTTTAGGAGATGTTTTAGGGTAATTCCAAAATGTTAGTCGAAATgaagtataaaaaaatgtaaaagtgTGGATATGAAGTAAAAAGAGGCAAAGCATATCTGTGTGTGATGGTGAGATTAAGCATGTCTAGGTTCTACCATGGTTTGACCTTCTTGCCAACATTCCTGGCATCTGTGAAGTGGTTAAAAGGACTAAATAGGAGGACTCATGTCACCTACTTCTAATCCATCCACATCTCAattaactactttttttttatgtagctatCCTATTTTCTGCCACTTCCAGCACTGTAGAGAAACAGCAAACACTTTGATGTTTGAAGGATTTATGGTTCTTGTGGGGGCAGTCATTTTACTGCCATAATTGAAGGAATGGTGGTTGGAAGCGATACAATATCATGTAAAAACATGAAGAAACGATTTTGCCAAATCGTATGTGTGTGTGTGATCACAATAGTAATAAAGAAAAttactataaatatttaaacaaaCTTAAGACTTGTACTTTTCACTTTCTGAAATCAAACTTTCACTGTGCAAACAAACAAAGGGTATGTACAAAAATTCAAGATTTGAAAAATCAGGCTCAACGTTCAATTctaatgtaatatattttattaatcttttttGCATATTTTCCTTCTTATTGTATACTATGTATAATAGAATTCTTATTTTAATCTGACAATTGCATTGTTTCTTCCTTCTATAATGGATACTTCTCTTGGAAACCGCTTGCAAATTAAATCAGAACTTACAACTCCACAGTAGATGAATTAAATAGGTCTGTACACcgtaaaatatttaattacctTAATTGTGAAATATTGTAGAAATAAAAGTATGCAAATGACCTACTTTTGAGTGCTTGTATAACACTTTAATATTTACCCAAAGCATTCAGTACAAGAActcaacaacaataaaaagacagatttttgaaaatgtAGAATATTTATACACGTAGTACAAATCCATCTCTTACATCATCCGAGTCATACTTTTTCTGTAGCAGATGTTCTATTGTTTATTGCCCTAAACCCTTTAGCCATTTGGTTGATAGTTAGTAATGTTCAGAAAAAATACACGATTATAAAACAAAcatgtaagaaaataaaatttagatcaGATCAAACGTTAATTAAGCTCGAATCGAAAATGTGTAAGAGGATCACACAAAGAAACACACCAACAACTTCAGATTACAGCATAGAGGAACAGAGAAGATTTCATAACTACGGGGGAAAAAAGGGGGGGAAACGGCATATATTTAGAAACAATAGTTAGACAAAGATAAACAACTAatagagaaataaataaaaaaacaaagaatagAGACAACTAAGATTGATGATAATCAACAGGAAAAATGATGCAAAACTAATCCTTAAGCACTAACTACAATTTGATATCAGTCAATATATAACATTGTGCATCGAAGTGAATGTTGCAATAGTTTTGTGCAAACAAGTATCCGTTAATCTTGTAGTAGGGCAGCATAGTAAACTTCTAGTAAAATAGTGAGAACACTCGCCAAAATGTTTCAACAAATTTATAATGGAAAACAGTTTAGTACAAACATAAGAAATAAACACTCCATTCCTAACCGATTCAACAATTTAATAGAACCTAAAATTTGTGGCCACTACTGATGAGGAAGGATCAAATCTATCATGACAATATACTCACAAAACTACACACTGTGAATGCAAATATCTaactaaaaataagaaaaagaatcaTTGATTTTATATGGATTTGATGACCCTAAAGACCCTACCCAAAATATGATCGTAATGCAACCAGTGGACTGTCGAAAATTAGCATTTTAGTGTAATTCAAAAGCAGATATCCATACTTTGCCATAACGAACACATTCATCAGCTGAAACTGTTAAATAAATCATTGAACTTTAAAACAATtacttttcttttcaaattacATGCAATAAAAGATTTACTCTTCACATCTTCTCTACAAGCAAAAGAACCATTCCAACAGTATTCTTAAACCTTAGAAGCACGTCAAACATGCTCAACTGTTTCCCCTACTTAATATGATACAATTGTAAAGGACATGTAATGTAATTGAATTGCTTTCAATTTGTAAAAAATCACTTGAACTATATAAATTCAGAAGGCGAATTAACATCGGGTTTTACATCACCTAATCCACCTCCATGATGCAAAACCTGAGGAGGCAATGCCCCTAATCCATTACTCAATCCATCAGTTCCAGACCCAAAAAACTGGCAAAGGAGCCTTGCCATGATCCCAAGAACCTGCATTTGATTCTGGCACGCCTCAACATGCATCTGCATCATCTGCTTCTCATGCTCAACCTGCATTGCCACCATCCTCTGCCTCCACTCCATCTCCTCCTCCTCCATCTTCTCCTCCACGCGCTTCCGCCACCGCCGCTCCGCATCCAGCTCCCGCTCTAACCTCATCCTCTTCTCCAGCTCCCCCCTCGCCCACCTCAACTGCCGCTCCTCCAACTCCATCTCCCGTTCCTCCAAACACTCCCGCCGCCGCTCCCGCCGAAATTCCACCTCGCGCCGCTTCCTCTCCCGTTCCGCCTCCACCTTCTCCCGCCGGAACTCCCGCTCCCGCCGCCTCTCCTCGCGCTTCACCACCGCCTCCCTCAGCTCCACAACGGAGCCCAACTTCCTCACCTTCAAAACATCCTCGTCTTCATCACCACagtcctcctcctcctcctcatcatcatcatcatcggAATCGACCTCAAACCCTAATTTAGCGGTGGTGAGGGGTTTAGGCGATTCCAACAACTGCACGTCGCCGAAGACTTCTTTATACTTGAGAAAATTCTCCCAGTGATTGTTCCCGTCCTTCCAATTGAAGTGGTGAGGCGCGAGGCGAATCTTCTGCTTGACGCCGAGGTACTGGTGGCGCATATTCTGGACCTTGATGGAGACGTCGCGCCAGGACCACTTGAAGGGGAAGGAGGAGGGGTCACGGTGGTGGTGGACGGCGTTGACGTGCTCCGCCACGGGCTTGAATTTCTTCTCGCGCGTTTTGAGCTTGGCCAAGGTCCCCGAACGGAGGAGGTCTGAGTATTTGGACAGTAGGGTTTGCTCCTCCACTTCCGACCACTTCTTCCGCTTCATTGACAGTGGATTCCACTGAGATTCCTTGATCGATTGATTGGTCGATGTAAAATGGATTTCGTTGAACTCAACGCAGAAGCCACCTTGCTTTGCTTCGACCCTCTTCACACTCTTTTCTTTCCCACAAATAAAACCCCTTCAAGACAAGCAGAGTGAATTCAGTGGGTCAACCAACCAAACTATCCTTTCCCTTTTATACTTTACATCTTTTAATTACTATTAAATCCATAATCTACACATTTCCAAATTCTTTTTACGTTTTTTAAATTTCcttcaaatttttaattttttttttatattgaactTTAGTTTGGACACTTCTTGCATTGAATATGATTACATTGAAATTAAAGGCATGTTCATGAGTTAGAGCACTTGCATTGAAATTTTGTAGGCAAAATGTTCACATATTTTGTTCTATACTTTTGTCATTTTGATTAATCCAAGAATTCAAATAATCATTGGATCTTTAGTATGTGTTTAATTTCACGatagaatttaattttattcgtATCAAACGAAATTTTCGTAAATATGATTGTCACATGAAAATGGTTTTGctaccaaacatatgtttgactaaaagtaataaaaaacaaCGTTTGTGTTTGATTGAACAATGTACGTTGAGTTTTACATCAAACTTGCTTTTAAGATAGAAAAAATGAAACTTGAATCTCTTCACTTAAAACCAGTGTTTGAAAATATGTTGTTGTATGTATGTTAAACCTGAAATTCATGTCTAAAGTGATAAAAGATGCAAAAACTACAATCATTTGCTTCACTTAAAACACGAATCAAATTTAATGTAATATAATTCCAAACtctcacaaaatcaattttatgaaattaatttcattcaataTCATTTCTTTAAAAGGGACACCAAAACTCTCATTTGATTGGTCGGTTAGATGGTTATTGTTAATTTGTTTCTCCTGTATGTGTGTCTAACATGTAAATATTTCGCCTTTGCTTTGTCGGCTCATTCCCAATTTCTGGCACCGAGTAACAAAATCCACAAGTACATCCCCGAAATTGCCATAAGCCTTCAATCAACAACTTTTGACGGTTGATATCTAAACTTAAATACCAATTTCACCTCAAACAGAAATGGAGATGAATGCATAAAATGGTGATGGGTCAATTAACAGATATGCAAAACCTATTATGAagcctttttattttattatgtttttttaattgttggACAATTGAAGAAAGGGCATTTATTCTTACATCTCATAATTTCTTGGATTTTTTCCTATTCATTTTGGAAGGAACATTTTGGAATCTAGAAGTACATTTAGGAAAGCCTACTTAGAAAATCAATGAGGTGATGAAAATTAAAGCTTTCAAAAGACCAGCATTGTAGGATAGCCAAAAAACAATTAAGGAAATTTATATATctatcaaatattaataatcaaAGGTAATATAGGTAACCACCGCTAGGAcgaaaataatacattataaaTCTTGGGCTCAATACGTGCTTCGACCACAACTCAATCATATCAATTGTAGCACTGTATTTACAGAAGGAAATGATAGGCAAACCAGGAAACCAAGAAGTCCTCTAACTGAATTTGATGCGCGTGTCATGAAACAAGACCCTCCCGAGCGATACTGGTCACACGAAGTACAGCTTGCGCACTTAGAGGTGAAAGTTTTGACTGACAGAAGCTTTCCCAAGAACTCATCTCTGGATGCTCATTCACACTATGATCGTTGGCAGTGTGATCATTCATTGCGTGCTCATTGACAGTGTGATCATTGATAGTCTGCTCGTTGATAGTGTGCTCCGTGACAGTATGCTCGTTGACAGAGGATACCATGAGATCATTAAATTTCTCATACACATTTTGAAGCTCAAGAAGTAGAGCTCGAGCTGCTTCCCTGGACTCAGGGAGTTGGTCACTCAACTGCGATGCAGCTACTTGGATCAATTTGTCAATCCCATATGTCTTTATGCCTTCTGCAcccttttaaataaaagttcaaGGATATAAAACAGCAACTGTTAAGTAATGCTCCGAATCCAAATTGCAAAAATAGGCTGGTCATATATATACCCTTTCTAGTTCACTAAAATCCTTCCAAATTCCAATTAGATAATATACTTAAATACCTAACAGTCATTTGAATCTTTTATAGAACCCCCCACCCACCCCCCTTTGTCCAGTATCTATTGATAAcgtaaattttataaaaatagcaATGAAATATAATTGAGcttcatatacatatataactATCTAACCAAAGAGcctgaaaataattttgaaaagaacAATACAAAGAGAGAAACAGACGAAcgaatatatattttctttacaaaCAATTTAGTAGGTCAAACAGATTAGAACCAAGCAAGAAACACAATAAATTTACTTAATAATCAGAGAAAACCTTTTATGGCATTACGTACACTGTCAATCAAGATAAGTGCTCCTCATCGGCAAAAAAAAATATCCTACTATTTGGTGAGGCCATGTTTGGccatatataaacaaaaaaatattatttattggcAAGATCATGACAAACCATTCTAAAATCATAAACATGGGAAGGTTTGTTGGATAATTTTGGACAAGCTGAACAAATTTAAGAATTCTACAATATATCCATAATCAAGGCAGACATTTGGAACTTCAAAGTCATTCGTGAGGAATGTTCTTTTCCTGCATCATTACCTAAcgttttaagttttattttttgaagATAAAATCACTTTGTGACAAAAGTCATTGATAAGAGCACGTCTAAAATCATAAATGTTTCTCATACCAGCAGTGGGACACTTCGAGAAAAGCAAATAGATGCCTTTGCACGGATACGAGGATTCTTGTTCTTAAGATATGGTTGCAATTTTGGCAATAGAGAAATAGGGGAAATCCATGTAGTCATTGATATCAAGGCTTTTTCAGCTGCCTCACATACAAAGCGTTTGTCCTGTGAAGCCTTGAGAAGAAGTTGTACTAGCTGCATTCACCATATATGTTTCAATAGAACATGTTAATTTGAAATAACACTATCAAGTGTATATTGAAATTCCATTTTGCTTAAATGAGAAAATTTATTAGCTGACTTACCAGAGGATCCAGTGAATCTATTATAAGATCATTATATGCGCTGAAAACGTCAGCAGATGTCATAATCGCAGTTTTACAAACAGCACTTCTAGGATTTTTCAGGGACTTTGCAATAGATGAGATCACATCTCCCCTGTTTACCAGATAGaatatgaataatttaataaatccAACTAAAATGCATAAAAGAATAAtcaatgatattttaatttaaaaaccatattttaataagagaaaaaaaagagtttgTTACTTACAGCATATCAAGCATTGCTTCCTTATGAAATAAAGATAACCGCCGTACGTTATTTAGTGTATCACAAACCAGGACCCAATCCTTTGAGTCAAGTCCAGCTAAGAGGGTCTGTAACAAAACCAAATAACTATTTTCACACGATACAAGTGTTGCATTTCTTAGATGAGTCTAATAATCAAAGGTAAAttgctaaaaagaaaaatgaaacacCCACATTATTTAAGCATTTAAGCTACACCAGTTTCAATGGTTATCAATATTCAAAACCATGCTAATTCCTTGACTCAATAAGTGGATAAAAAAATACCTTGAGACAAGTATCAATATCTTCTACATCATTCAAGTTCTCAGATTCAATGTATTCTACTTCTGTATTTACAACCTCCGCACCAGAATTAACAGTCACAGTCTGATTTCCATTAACAGCTGGAGAAACCAAGGAGGAAGAAGTCTTTTTCTTTTGCCGTTCTTCAATATTTTCATCAGCACTGTCTACAGAAGGCTTGGTTAAACATGTCTTACCGGAGTCCTCATTCTTCCTTTCAGTTCCAAGAATTGTATTGAGATCTCTAAGAGCTTTCTCTGACATCCCTGTCAGCTTTAGTCTGAGATCAAAAGAAAGAAATCAAATTAAACTCAACAATAAGAGGAGAGGTACTCAAAACaccatttattttcttaaaacgAGTTCAATGTAAAGAATGAATTTAACACCCAAAAACAAACTCACAAGTCAAGATCTGAAGTTAACGATAAAGGCATAGTCATGAAAATATGATGCACTTCCATAACGCTACCTCCCCACACCCCAAAAGAAAATACTAAATCTATTAGTCCATTGAATTAAAGTGACTCTTTCTCATTCTCAATTTCTGATTCGCGCCTAGTTTTCCATCCATCCCCAAACTTTGGTATTTCAACACTGTTATTCTTCTCGTTCTCAATCTCATTTATCCGATAAAAAGGCAAATAATCGAATTTCTAAAGAAATCCATTCTATCAAATGCCAATTCCAATTTTAGAATTGAACTTCACTTCAAGCACAACAGCCAGATACCAAGCAAATCACCACACGCAACACTCTCCACACAAAAAAATAAAGCACAATTCGAAGCACTAGACGTGATTCGCGAGCGTCAAGACAGATAAACACTGCATACAACACAGATCAAAACATTACCAAAATCATAATACAACGCAGACAAAAGCCATAAACCAACAGATTCAATGCAAAATTGACGGCGCACAGCCAAATCCCCAAAAAAATCtccaagaaaaaagaaaatacaaaacaaaacagcAAGATCTCGGTATATTCCGCACTACACTCCCCGAATCT comes from the Phaseolus vulgaris cultivar G19833 chromosome 8, P. vulgaris v2.0, whole genome shotgun sequence genome and includes:
- the LOC137824458 gene encoding uncharacterized protein: MSEKALRDLNTILGTERKNEDSGKTCLTKPSVDSADENIEERQKKKTSSSLVSPAVNGNQTVTVNSGAEVVNTEVEYIESENLNDVEDIDTCLKTLLAGLDSKDWVLVCDTLNNVRRLSLFHKEAMLDMLGDVISSIAKSLKNPRSAVCKTAIMTSADVFSAYNDLIIDSLDPLLVQLLLKASQDKRFVCEAAEKALISMTTWISPISLLPKLQPYLKNKNPRIRAKASICFSRSVPLLGAEGIKTYGIDKLIQVAASQLSDQLPESREAARALLLELQNVYEKFNDLMVSSVNEHTVTEHTINEQTINDHTVNEHAMNDHTANDHSVNEHPEMSSWESFCQSKLSPLSAQAVLRVTSIAREGLVS